One window of Manihot esculenta cultivar AM560-2 chromosome 17, M.esculenta_v8, whole genome shotgun sequence genomic DNA carries:
- the LOC110604686 gene encoding dehydrodolichyl diphosphate synthase complex subunit NUS1 isoform X1, with protein sequence MPHSFSRVMSLTSRAQIVNRLINLFVHHFLRLLWHFLHLLVSLWYLQVCLVETTESYLISTRLLKDYKALDISKVQYLAIVIDSEDARQISKVLQLLKWLAVVGVKHLCLYDSIGVLKTYKQIIIEKLNNAVLFEELVEKGLPMDSEKMSLEFASISDGKEAIARAANLLFMKHLKLSKSGVEQKELVFTEPEMDLALKALGYRGPEPDLMLVYGPVRCHLGFSPWRLRYTEIAHMGPLKSMKYGSLIKAIYKFTTVRQNYGS encoded by the exons ATGCCACACAGCTTCTCCAG AGTAATGAGTTTGACCAGTCGAGCGCAGATAGTAAATCGTTTGATTAATCTG TTTGTTCATCATTTTCTTCGACTTCTGTGGCATTTTCTGCATCTTCTTGTGAGCTTATGGTATCTTCAAGTTTGTTTAGTCGAAACGACTGAAAGCTATTTAATCTCTACTCGTTTGCTGAAAGACTACAAAGCCCTCGATATTAGCAAAGTCCAGTACCTTGCCATTGTGATAGATAGTGAGGATGCTCGCCAAATCTCTAAAGTTCTTCAACTTTTGAAATGGCTGGCAGTTGTTGGTGTGAAACATTTATGCCTTTATGATTCAATAG gAGTTCTCAAGACATACAAGCAAATCATCATAGAGAAATTGAATAATGCTGTGCTATTTGAG GAACTAGTTGAAAAAGGTTTGCCAATGGACTCGGAAAAGATGTCTTTGGAATTTGCTTCGATATCTGATGGAAAGGAAGCAATAGCCCGGGCAGCTAACCTGCTCTTTATGAAGCATTTGAAGTTGTCTAAAAGTGGCGTAGAACAGAAAGAGCTGGTCTTTACAGAACCCGAAATGGACTTGGCACTAAAGGCTTTAG GTTACAGAGGGCCAGAACCTGACTTGATGTTAGTTTATGGACCTGTAAGATGCCATCTAGGTTTCTCACCATGGAGACTTCGATATACTGAGATAGC GCATATGGGACCCTTGAAGTCCATGAAGTACGGTTCCCTAATAAAGGCCATTTACAAGTTCACAACAGTGCGCCAAAATTATG GTTCATGA
- the LOC110604686 gene encoding dehydrodolichyl diphosphate synthase complex subunit NUS1 isoform X2, producing the protein MPHSFSRVMSLTSRAQIVNRLINLFVHHFLRLLWHFLHLLVSLWYLQVCLVETTESYLISTRLLKDYKALDISKVQYLAIVIDSEDARQISKVLQLLKWLAVVGVKHLCLYDSIGVLKTYKQIIIEKLNNAVLFEELVEKGLPMDSEKMSLEFASISDGKEAIARAANLLFMKHLKLSKSGVEQKELVFTEPEMDLALKALGYRGPEPDLMLVYGPVRCHLGFSPWRLRYTEIAIGGACPSILHRCSATSLVSL; encoded by the exons ATGCCACACAGCTTCTCCAG AGTAATGAGTTTGACCAGTCGAGCGCAGATAGTAAATCGTTTGATTAATCTG TTTGTTCATCATTTTCTTCGACTTCTGTGGCATTTTCTGCATCTTCTTGTGAGCTTATGGTATCTTCAAGTTTGTTTAGTCGAAACGACTGAAAGCTATTTAATCTCTACTCGTTTGCTGAAAGACTACAAAGCCCTCGATATTAGCAAAGTCCAGTACCTTGCCATTGTGATAGATAGTGAGGATGCTCGCCAAATCTCTAAAGTTCTTCAACTTTTGAAATGGCTGGCAGTTGTTGGTGTGAAACATTTATGCCTTTATGATTCAATAG gAGTTCTCAAGACATACAAGCAAATCATCATAGAGAAATTGAATAATGCTGTGCTATTTGAG GAACTAGTTGAAAAAGGTTTGCCAATGGACTCGGAAAAGATGTCTTTGGAATTTGCTTCGATATCTGATGGAAAGGAAGCAATAGCCCGGGCAGCTAACCTGCTCTTTATGAAGCATTTGAAGTTGTCTAAAAGTGGCGTAGAACAGAAAGAGCTGGTCTTTACAGAACCCGAAATGGACTTGGCACTAAAGGCTTTAG GTTACAGAGGGCCAGAACCTGACTTGATGTTAGTTTATGGACCTGTAAGATGCCATCTAGGTTTCTCACCATGGAGACTTCGATATACTGAGATAGC CATTGGAGGAGCTTGCCCATCTATACTCCACAGATGTTCTGCAACTTCTCTCGTGTCCTTGTGA